In Halichoerus grypus unplaced genomic scaffold, mHalGry1.hap1.1 HAP1_SCAFFOLD_178, whole genome shotgun sequence, the genomic window AAACAGCATAATAGGTGAGTGTATGAACTTTTAAAACCTGAGATAATGGACTTTGTGACATAGTTGAATGCTGTTGCAGACAGCAGGGTATAATCTGTTAGTATAGTTCATACAGCAATTTTACAGTTCATTCGGCTTTCAGAAAATCAGGGGTAACCTCCTAAAGTGCAAACATATTCTGTCATATCCTATTGCTTGCAATGCTAGGGGCTGGGCTTTTTAAACTTATCCATGGAAAATGCACCAAGACTAAAgatgatgaaaggaaaaagacaaaattaggaAATACCAGCTAGTTGAGGTTAACAAGTTAGTGTTTAtttctgtaaacatttttatttaaaaaaatgtttcttctatttttctttgagttttccCTCCTGTGTGTCTCACAAGGAAGTCATGCTTTGTTTATAAAGATCTGTAGTGATTTGGTGGGCTAAAAATGAAGAGTTTTCTAAAATGTCCTTTACAGTTAGCatgttaaaacttatttttattgtgcTACTTACAGCTTATGTAACCActattaaaattcaaatgtaaagagatttctttttaacttatgTATACTACAGAAGAAACTGGAAGAACATGACCAGAATTTGACAAAATATCCTGCCATGGTATGACCCACTATGTCCGATTACAGTACTCTTCTCAAACTACTGCTTgtttcctttctcaaaaaatCTCCTTAGCAAACaataaaaactcccaaaaaaaaaaaaaaaaaaaaaaaaaaaaacaataaaaactccCTTCAGAAAAACtaattcagggacgcctgggtggctcaatcggttaagcggctgccttcggcccaggtcatgatcccagggttctgggatcgagtcccacatcgggctccttgctcagcagggagcctgcttctccctctctctccctctgcttgtgctctctctgtcaaataaataaaatcttaaaaagaaaaaaaaaaaaagaaaaactaattcaGCTAtaaagttgaattttatttttcttaaagatttatttagagagaaggcacatgcaagtggggggatgggcagagggagagaagcagactccccaacttgggcttcatctcaggaccctgagatcatgaccccagccgaaaccaagagtcagacgcttaatggactgacccacccaggtgcccctaaagttgaattttaaaaattggttcttACTCATGTCCAGATTAAACAGGTTTTAAATCTAGAGAAGACATTCTTtgttaacaaaaatgaaattgcTATGCCAATAAAAAATCTTTGCTGTATAAAATTGTGTTATCATatactcaaaataaaaacattctagaatttactcattccataaggaatgttttatgaaaattttcttttaaattatacttgTATCACTGAATTTTTATGTTGTCTTtgaaagaaacatttaataaagattatatataaagaaagctagtaaataaaaataattatgtaaatctACTGTAGTAGCATTGCTTTATCTTAGGTCTTAAAATGAGTTTCTGGCAGACCTACTTTTGCAATTCAtggcattttatcttttttttttttaattaggctccacccccaacgtggggcttgaactcacaaccctgagattaagagtgctctacttactgagccagccaggcgccccatcacggcattttaaaattacaaaatgaaatgtccatatatttatatagcttgaaaaaaatacttattccTAATAGTATGTTTAATTCCTGAAACAATGAATTAGCAGTCAACTACCTATAATACTATTGGCCACAGTTTGCTGAAACGTATTTTATTcgtaagtttcttttttttaaaaaaagattttatttatgtatttattttagagagcgagcgagcatgagcaaggggagggagcaggagagggacagaatctcaagcagactccctgctgagcatgagccTAAtggtggggctggatctcatgaccctgagatgatgacctgagccaaaaccaaaagtcggatgcttaactgtctgagccatccaggcgcccctattcataagtttcttaaagaaatattatgaaacTTTTCACTAATAAAAGTACAGTGTCTGAATGATCATAATTGAAGCTCAAAGTCAGCTGGAACCCTAAAGAATTTCTTCAGTGTCTTCTATTACTGAAAACAGCACTCTGATTTTGAATAAAATGCTTCAGAGGAAAAGCCTGCTAGCATGAAAATCCTAGGCATATTCTATATATCTCTATTGGATAATACAGAGACAAATGCATAGAAGGCAAACAAAACACCCTTCAATTCTgaatttggcttttattttaaaatacacttagcATGGAACTATTATAGGACAGAAAGTAATaaaccacaaagaaatggaatattttcaaataccttttaagttagatataaaaattaataagatagcATAGACCCAAATTATGGGAAATAGTCCCTAGAATTCAATTCATTAAACACATTTTGAGAGAAAAGTTCTTTGCACATTTTCCAACGTACCGATATGTTCCTAAGTGCCTTGGTTTCCTACTAATAGGTAAAGGTTCCAAATTTAgttgctttatttaaaattatcagaTTCAATGTTGGTAAAAATTACCATGTCCCTAAATTCTCAgtcagaattataaaaatatgagcTTAAATAGTTATGCTGTCCAAAATAGAAACATCTTAAGTGATAATTCTGGATAATCAGACAGATATTGCACTAAAGTCAGTAATTCCATACCTGATGCTCATTTATATGGAAAGttaattctcttctttatgaAAAACTTACTACAAATAAACTTAATGTTAACCTAACTACAATTACACTTCAAAATATAAAGGCACAGacagaagaataaagaatagTTTAATATAATACCCAAATTTTCCactgtgaaaataataaaaattgaaaaaataataggatCTGAAATACTGATACttttagattttataatttaCCTTAAGTAGCTAATAAATGGGTATTAAAAGTTAACACTGCTAAATCCAATCCTTtccaaataatttagaaaaacagtTTGTTTACAAATGAAGCATGTGCATTGTCCCATCTATAAATTTCAATTACATTTCCATTCATTGGAAATATCTACCTGCAGTATAAACAATCAAGACAATGTACAAAAAATATATCTTGTTCCTATAACTTACAATGCACAGAAAAATAcctacaaaaatggaaatatttatccattcagcttCCCAATAAATTAGTGAGAAAGTTTAGCCCATTCCACATTTCTTTCCAAACAAAGGCTAAAGAATTGAGGGTGGCTTATTTCTAGCCCTGTTAGTttgacatgtattttaaaaatatttgcctgaTTATATGTAACTTAAGATAAAGTTAGCATCTTATTTTTATATCACAGTATACATGGCATTTCTTAATTCAGCAACAGAAAGGCACAATTAGCAAGCAATAAAATTCAGTACCTGAATTATTAAACTGATGTCCAGAACAACTGCAAATAAAGTACATTCAACACAgtgtaaagaacttaaaaaaaaaaaaaggaataaaaaaactaatttttctgaaaatttggtCCATTAAAAATGCCTCCCATGTTCAACATCATGGGTAACATGAAAGGTGATGGCAGTGTAAAAAGAGGCAGTAAATCATTATGTGGTGGCATATGAATTCTGGCCTAGTAATTATGCAATTCAATTAGGAAATGGCTCCCatagtaaataaatgttaaatatatctgttaataACAATGTGCCTGTATTAAGTCCAGATATACAGGTACACTGTTTGCGTATTATTACTGATTTTATAATACAGCCCCACAGTTTAAAATAACTTAggtatattatttcatatataacatatattagaTACATAATTGTATATTATGTAtcttaatatatatcatatataactCCCAATTCATAACAGCATAAAACTCTCCAAACATTACATGAACATTCTAAATGGATACTTATCATTTTCTCCCTGTTAAAATAGCTCAGCTCACCTAAAACAATATCTGGATGTGCAATGATATAATGCACTGACTCTTATGACTttacttaaataattatttaagttAAATACCTGCAAAAGCCTAACTCTGATTTGGCTTTtaactagaatatatttttagatattgGTAACTGATACCCTCCTTTCTTACAAACAGTATTTCTCCATCAAGAGAtaccaataaagaaaaatatgtaaggaaTCAAAAATGTGATAGAGAAACCAACCATTCCATAGGTAATATACCGATAAGGAAGTTCAACTTCCATGTGTTGTCTTGCTTTTCGAACATCATCACATGGTATACTGAAGATTTTACAGGCTAAAGGGATGGTGATCTTTTTCATTAGATCTCTGACTATTAGTACAAATACCATCCCGATGAGGATCCGCAATATGGCTTTTCCACACAGAGTCACAGTAATGGGGGGCCTAGCTAATGGTAGAATATCCAGAGAAGGATCTAATATTAGACCCAGATTATAGGTAACATGAGATCCACATGCAATTCCAGCACCACTTCCTAGAATCTCAGCTGTGTCTCCTCGGGATGTACTCCAGGTGTCAAGAGTGAAAGAAAAGATCCCCAAGGCTAAGTGAAGCCCGATGATGATTAATGGAGCATATTTGTGAGTTTGATTGAAGTTGTCAATCAGGTCCACAAATGGATAGAAGATAGCTAAGATTAAAATGGTATATAGGAATCCAGCAATAATATCCTGGGAAAAGAGAAGAGTAGAGTTGTTTAGTATAATActgtttttgacatttaaaaaagtatatttcacattttaaatgttaaatataaatttttaaaatgtcacattttcaAAGTAAACTTTACTGACCATATAAGTAATAAAACTTTTAGtgatagtaaaaagatcaatttgacaataataatgaaagtattgttttcataattctacctttttataaattaactacatatatactatataaaaatttatatttaaatcccCCACAATAAACTATGTCTAAATTGTGTAGTTTtgatttctgggggaaaaaaaagactaacagcTGACCCTTAAACAACGTGAGGATAAGGGGTACCAACCCCCAACACAGTGGAAAATTCACATAAATTCACAGTGGAAAAGTCACTTTGACTCCCCCAAACCTTAACtgatagcctgctgttgacccgAAGCCTTAACCAATAGCTGTGTGATTAtacagtttatccattttcccACTGATGGTCATTTAAGTGGTTTACAGATTTTGGATTAGTTTATTGGTTATGGTTGTGCTCTTGAGCTCGAGTGCTTTCTTAATTGGTATCTATTCTTAAGCCAACCAGGGATACTATAAACAGTGCTACTATGTTCTTGGTTTCAATGTTGCCTGGTATGGGTCTGCAAGTTTCCTAGGAACAGAAGGGCAGAATCATAGGATAAATGCATGTTCAATTTtataagacaataaaaaaatttccaaaatgtttataaaaatttacatCCCATCAATTGTTGCCATTTCTTGATGTTTAACTTAGATTTTCCTGATtattaagtatcttttcataagtttatgggttattccttttctctgtaatgtatatttgtgtctttttgcAGCTGttcttttagattttctcttttcttgctgatttacatgatttttttcagaTGGTCTTATAAatcctttatataaaattttttatcaatAATATATTCTGTAAACATCTTTTTTGGATTTTGTggcctgccttttcattttctttatggcatcttttgatgaacagaagttctaaattttaatgtcatatttatcattatttcttttttaagaaagccTTCCCTGCCACAAGATCCATAAAGGTATGTTATTCAAAAGTTCTGAAGTTTTGAAGTTTGCCTTTTACACTTAAGACTGAAGTATACTCCCAAATTCCTGCCATTGTACTCACTGTGCAGCAGTTCTATAAAAACTTTATCATGGATCAGCAAAGTCAACTGCACAATGCATTGTTCTAAacaatataaaattctaaatcGGAATACTATGAAATATAAGAATAGCTAAAGATAGAGACAATTACTAAAGAGAGTAAGAACTGCATATGCAGCTAAAAATTTTGAGGAAATTATCCTCTTTAACACCACCTTCCTAGGAAGCTTAGCACGTTGTAAACACTCAAATATttactggatgaatgaataaatgaatccttTACAGGAATTTATCTATTCTAACAAAATCTACTAAATCACTTGAAAGTGaaattctttactctttttttcaacAATTACAACTATCATtaggaaagcatttttaaaatttatttctatatagaATAAGTTTTTGTGGATATTTTCCAattctaaaatatgaaaagagattatttaaaagtaattgtGTTCTCTTTATGTAAGTGCTTTGATAGTAGGTGAAAGAAAGATATaatcacttagcaaaatgtttatGAAAGTATGAACTAAGACAATAAATATCACTTGTGTATTCAAACTCCTTAGAAGGACATATAGAGCATTTCACATCTGGCTTCTCTCTAGCCTAATGcttcagtggagcatgtgactcttgatctcagggttttgagtttgagctccatgttgggtacagagattacttaaaaataaaaaaaccttaaaagaaaaaataacgcTTCAATGCCAGATCCCATAATGAATTTATAGACTATTTTCTGTCATCTCGGAATTACCTTTCCTTCTATATTTTAGGCAAACCATTACATCATATCCTTTGAGATTCTGCTCAGGCATCTATCTCCTCCATAAACTTTCTCTTCCTACTCCATAATAAGGAATTTCCTCCACTTTACCTCCATGGCATCTCCTACAAACCTGCTACAACAGTTACCACatttctttgctttctatttttacCAGAAAACCAAAGGTTCACAACTCCTGTGCCCTTTAAAAATCGCTCAGGAACTTTACAAATATTGATGCCTGGGCCAATCCTCAGAGATTTTGATTGAATTGAAGTGGGAGTAGggcatcaattttttttttttttaaaaagctccccagtGATTCCATTTTGCAGCTGCAGTTGAGAATCACtacattacatatttatattatatattacatatttactgATTTCTCAAAGGCAAAGACTTTAtcttatttatacatatatacccaatggctggcacacagtaagcaggCAATATTTGGTTAGTTGAACTGAGACAGAGTAATTCTTTAGACTCATCATATTGATTATATGATCTTGCTTGATAAGAACTCTGTAAGAGAAATAGATGAAACTTCTTTCaacttatttcaaaaaatagatgaaactaatttttttttaacataggctAAAGACATTTTCAGGGAATAATATTTTCTGTACTGAAAATACTGttgtaatactttatttttagtgTCATATTTGATCCTCACAAACACCCTGATATGGCTCACCAATCTTATTTTGCTCTCTTGTCCCCAGAATATTAAAAGTGTCTTTTGTCCCCTTTCAAGGAatccaaatttgataaaaatttatgGTTACCTTAATTAccagtttttaaataaagaaaactggaCTAGTGTCATAGAGCTAGGTATTTAATCTCATAAATtgaaggtgctcaatacatttgttgaaaaaaagaatattctcagCATTAGGAATTAAATATTGTAGTGAAAATCTAAATTTTCAACATGTTTTTTGAACATGAGGTCTTCCATGAAAATTCACTGATACAactaaaagttacttaagaattCTTATTAATTGAATTTTACTGCAGTTACTCAAAGATTCCAGAAGTGCCCCAAATTCTGACCATGCTTTTGGATATGGAGCTGTCAAATTATGTGACTGTCAAACCTCTATTCTTCATATTTCAAATCACTAATTGCCAAATAATTACACTTTATGAGGTCATGTTCCTTTGGTTGCTATCTTACCCTTTCTTCCCTACCTTATAATCAAAGGCACAGGTCTTGTGAAATAACTACAGGATTTTGGCTACCAGGATAAAAGCTGCtgctttatttcttattaaatttcaTGACTGATTCAAAATTTTCAGAATATGCTAACGTGG contains:
- the SGPP1 gene encoding sphingosine-1-phosphate phosphatase 1; this encodes YPLIYGLILIPCWCSLVCLSRIYMGMHSILDIIAGFLYTILILAIFYPFVDLIDNFNQTHKYAPLIIIGLHLALGIFSFTLDTWSTSRGDTAEILGSGAGIACGSHVTYNLGLILDPSLDILPLARPPITVTLCGKAILRILIGMVFVLIVRDLMKKITIPLACKIFSIPCDDVRKARQHMEVELPYRYITYGMVGFSITFLIPYIFFFIGIS